The Spirosoma foliorum genome has a window encoding:
- a CDS encoding PorP/SprF family type IX secretion system membrane protein, translated as MANQFVTKLWAAGVALLMLSISSRPVQAQQDKMFSQYMFNMMALNPAYAGSRDVLSMSALYRNQWTGVAGAPQTATFTADMPLKQERVGVGLQLYSDKAGVIQEAGGFASYSFRIKVGAKTTLALGLQAGASSYQANLAEVKTSPDGQVDPAFASNISKILPNFGTGIYLSNDRAYVGLSLPRLIKNRLSEYNVGDLRSVQARHAYLAAGFVVGLSPVVKMKPSLLVKYAEGAPLGFDGNVNFWFADRIAIGASIRRNQFSTWSTFTTDALVGMLEVQLTDQFRFGYAYDRTMNGLRDVAPSSHEIMIRYEFGFGKNRILTPRYF; from the coding sequence ATGGCAAACCAGTTTGTAACTAAACTTTGGGCCGCGGGAGTGGCGCTGCTGATGCTCAGCATCAGCAGCCGCCCCGTGCAGGCTCAGCAGGACAAAATGTTCTCGCAGTACATGTTCAACATGATGGCTTTAAATCCGGCCTATGCTGGTAGCCGGGATGTGCTGAGTATGTCGGCCCTGTACCGCAATCAATGGACGGGCGTAGCCGGGGCTCCCCAGACGGCCACCTTTACCGCCGATATGCCTCTGAAGCAGGAGCGGGTAGGCGTTGGATTGCAGCTCTATAGCGACAAGGCTGGGGTGATCCAGGAAGCCGGTGGCTTTGCCTCATATTCGTTTCGGATTAAGGTCGGGGCCAAAACAACCCTGGCGTTAGGTCTTCAGGCAGGTGCGTCGAGCTATCAGGCCAATCTGGCGGAGGTGAAAACCTCCCCCGATGGTCAGGTGGACCCCGCTTTTGCCAGCAACATCTCCAAGATTCTGCCCAACTTCGGCACGGGGATTTACCTGAGCAACGACCGGGCCTATGTAGGCCTATCATTGCCCCGGCTGATCAAGAATCGACTGAGTGAGTACAACGTCGGCGATTTGCGATCGGTACAGGCGCGTCATGCCTATTTGGCAGCTGGTTTTGTGGTGGGTCTTAGCCCCGTGGTCAAGATGAAACCCTCGCTGCTGGTGAAGTATGCCGAAGGTGCCCCGCTCGGTTTTGATGGCAACGTCAACTTCTGGTTTGCCGATCGGATCGCCATTGGCGCATCGATTCGCCGGAATCAGTTCTCAACTTGGTCGACCTTTACGACGGATGCCCTGGTGGGTATGCTGGAAGTCCAGCTAACCGATCAGTTCCGGTTTGGGTATGCCTATGATCGAACGATGAACGGCTTACGCGATGTGGCTCCCAGTTCGCACGAGATTATGATTCGGTATGAGTTTGGCTTCGGTAAGAATCGGATTCTGACGCCCAGGTATTTTTAA
- a CDS encoding tetratricopeptide repeat-containing sensor histidine kinase, which translates to MKQIILLTMFFMKMAVLWAQVPSFSQIQVTSNIDSLQKTLITQRGIDRLTTLLSLEKSLLSWEFKINQDYLDEIKKELPSYPEAKSHYWYFNAYQQRFKTNLDKAFSYAKLAYEHYRRQRDSTGMVSALSNMGIMILERDEQNSPDKPQFGHQYLKEAMALSRYSTNPELQILYAYAFCRYLGWGSLKKNSDQVLAQITKGLTLINKHPQYVYYKIHLLNVLALLYESKERFKEAQVYTLAVINLITQHRRTIPIVHLYNLGFYYEMQQKYDKALQAYQLTMKMAHKQNPPSVRYLWYTSAGIHASLVGLKKYKEAAIWADSIYSYGEQFDVQNIKTKLQEAVVTYEVEKKDAQNKLLEQEKKLTETRSQLYLWLGLLTSVGLLVTGFSIYRQRLANKKLKNAFEEIVKLNQVRDYFFGVIAHDLRRPFASFQNMAELIRYYLSTNRYTDLEKVSQSIDETGKHISLLLDNLLSWALTQREETPYNPENVRLDEKIRHVKELYQRIAQYQQIQIITECPEKLMVYVDTNACDLIIRNIFDNALKNTQLGGKVALKAFAENEKKRVRLIIEDNGRGMSLEKVASIKNRLLHAELQSNSFRGLGLILVGRFIKSNRITIDLRSKPGEGTTFELMLPICGY; encoded by the coding sequence ATGAAACAGATTATACTACTTACTATGTTTTTTATGAAGATGGCTGTGCTCTGGGCACAAGTGCCTTCTTTTAGTCAGATTCAGGTTACCTCTAATATTGACAGTTTACAAAAAACGCTCATTACTCAACGTGGGATTGACCGCCTTACAACCCTGCTAAGCCTGGAAAAAAGCCTTCTTTCGTGGGAGTTTAAAATCAACCAGGATTACCTTGATGAGATAAAGAAAGAGTTGCCGAGCTATCCGGAAGCTAAGAGTCATTACTGGTATTTTAATGCCTATCAACAACGATTCAAGACGAATTTAGATAAAGCTTTTTCCTATGCTAAGCTTGCCTATGAGCACTATAGAAGGCAACGTGATTCAACAGGAATGGTATCGGCCTTGTCCAATATGGGTATAATGATACTAGAACGAGATGAACAAAATTCGCCCGATAAACCCCAGTTTGGTCATCAATATTTAAAAGAAGCAATGGCCTTAAGTCGCTATTCGACTAACCCAGAGTTACAGATTCTTTACGCATATGCCTTTTGCCGTTATCTTGGATGGGGATCTCTAAAGAAGAATAGCGATCAGGTTCTGGCCCAGATAACGAAAGGACTTACCTTAATTAATAAACATCCGCAATATGTTTATTATAAAATCCACTTGCTGAATGTTCTGGCCTTACTCTATGAGAGCAAAGAACGATTTAAAGAAGCCCAGGTATATACACTTGCTGTCATTAATCTGATCACCCAACACCGGCGAACCATACCTATTGTTCACCTATATAATCTTGGGTTTTACTACGAAATGCAACAGAAGTATGATAAGGCTTTACAGGCTTATCAACTGACGATGAAAATGGCCCATAAGCAGAATCCGCCATCTGTACGATACCTCTGGTATACCAGTGCTGGCATACATGCATCATTGGTAGGGTTAAAAAAATATAAAGAGGCAGCCATATGGGCCGATAGCATTTATTCTTATGGCGAACAATTTGATGTCCAGAACATAAAAACAAAGCTTCAGGAGGCCGTCGTAACCTACGAGGTAGAGAAAAAAGACGCCCAGAATAAGCTTTTAGAGCAGGAAAAGAAACTGACGGAGACTCGGAGCCAACTATATTTATGGCTAGGACTACTGACCAGTGTTGGACTTTTGGTTACTGGTTTTTCCATTTATCGCCAACGTCTGGCAAACAAAAAGCTCAAAAACGCTTTCGAAGAAATTGTTAAGCTCAATCAGGTCAGGGATTACTTTTTTGGGGTAATCGCCCATGACCTGCGACGTCCTTTTGCTAGTTTTCAGAATATGGCTGAGTTAATACGGTATTACCTAAGCACAAACCGATATACAGACCTGGAAAAGGTGTCTCAATCGATTGATGAAACGGGTAAACATATCTCTCTCTTGCTTGATAATCTGCTAAGCTGGGCGTTAACCCAGCGAGAAGAGACCCCGTATAACCCCGAAAATGTGCGGCTAGATGAGAAAATTCGCCATGTCAAGGAGCTTTATCAACGAATCGCCCAATACCAGCAAATACAAATAATAACAGAATGTCCCGAAAAGCTCATGGTTTATGTGGATACGAATGCCTGCGATTTAATTATTCGGAATATTTTCGATAATGCGCTGAAAAATACACAATTAGGTGGTAAAGTTGCCTTGAAAGCTTTTGCTGAGAACGAAAAGAAGCGGGTCCGATTGATCATCGAAGATAATGGGCGAGGGATGAGCCTTGAGAAAGTAGCTTCTATTAAAAATAGGCTACTTCATGCGGAATTACAGTCCAACTCCTTCCGTGGCCTTGGATTGATTCTGGTGGGACGTTTTATAAAAAGTAATCGGATTACTATAGATCTCCGTAGTAAGCCAGGGGAAGGGACAACGTTTGAGCTAATGCTGCCAATTTGTGGCTATTGA
- a CDS encoding LytTR family transcriptional regulator DNA-binding domain-containing protein produces the protein MDQKYALKRSLRKVINELPEQFMQVQRAYMVNRNYIDYIRNSMVEVRQHLISIGRAYRKRVLTSIQSG, from the coding sequence ATGGATCAGAAATATGCACTGAAACGATCTTTACGGAAAGTGATTAATGAGTTGCCGGAACAGTTTATGCAGGTTCAGAGGGCCTACATGGTCAACCGAAATTATATCGACTACATTCGGAACTCGATGGTAGAGGTTCGCCAACACTTGATTTCTATTGGTCGAGCTTATCGAAAACGGGTATTAACGTCTATCCAATCTGGATAA
- a CDS encoding ISAs1 family transposase, whose product MDVAELFFEIDDPRQEGKCFHQLTDILMIVLCGYLADCEGFEEVYDYACDKQEVFREFLELPCGIPSHDTLNRVFRRLEPTQLETLLTNWGKEIVDLLTQKQLIIDGKQLRGTVEAGHKQATVQIVSVWAEKERLCLAQSQIATKTNEIKAIPDLLKSIDIASSVVSMDAIGCQKTIAKLIIDQRADYLIGLKANQDGLYEQVVDWFERTKPSLQADISRDLGHGRAEKRAVFVSETLDLIDAAAGWVGLKSVIYVESTRWINDKEQRSTRYYISSLRGYSAAQMSCYIRRHWSIENEQHWHLDVTFDEDGCQVRKDHAPRNLSTVRKLALGLISRDPAKMSLKRKRKKAARDDAYLMTLLSQLNV is encoded by the coding sequence ATGGACGTAGCCGAATTGTTTTTTGAGATTGATGATCCCCGCCAGGAAGGAAAGTGTTTTCACCAGCTAACCGATATTCTAATGATCGTACTTTGTGGATACTTAGCTGATTGTGAGGGATTTGAAGAGGTTTATGATTATGCTTGTGATAAACAGGAGGTGTTCCGTGAGTTTTTGGAACTACCCTGCGGGATTCCTTCGCACGATACCCTAAATCGGGTCTTTCGCCGACTTGAGCCCACCCAGCTGGAGACTTTGTTAACCAATTGGGGCAAAGAAATTGTTGACCTGCTGACCCAAAAACAGCTTATCATCGACGGTAAACAACTGCGGGGAACGGTAGAGGCTGGCCACAAACAAGCCACCGTTCAGATTGTCAGTGTCTGGGCCGAGAAAGAGCGGTTGTGTCTGGCTCAGAGCCAGATAGCTACTAAAACCAACGAGATCAAAGCGATTCCTGATTTGTTAAAATCGATTGACATCGCCAGTAGCGTGGTTAGTATGGATGCCATTGGATGCCAAAAAACGATTGCCAAACTCATTATCGATCAGCGGGCAGACTATCTCATTGGCTTAAAGGCCAATCAGGACGGCTTATATGAACAAGTGGTCGATTGGTTCGAGCGAACAAAGCCTTCCTTACAAGCCGATATAAGCCGGGATTTGGGCCATGGGCGAGCTGAAAAGCGGGCTGTATTCGTAAGCGAAACACTGGACTTGATTGATGCCGCAGCGGGGTGGGTAGGCTTAAAAAGCGTCATTTATGTGGAGTCAACTCGTTGGATCAATGACAAAGAACAGCGCAGTACACGCTACTATATCAGCTCACTAAGAGGCTATTCAGCCGCTCAGATGAGTTGCTACATTCGTCGGCACTGGAGTATTGAGAATGAGCAGCATTGGCACCTTGATGTCACCTTTGATGAAGATGGGTGCCAGGTCCGGAAAGACCATGCTCCGCGTAATTTGAGTACGGTTCGTAAGTTGGCCTTAGGCTTAATTAGTCGTGACCCGGCCAAGATGAGTTTGAAGCGTAAGCGAAAGAAAGCTGCCCGAGACGATGCTTATCTAATGACTCTATTGAGCCAACTTAACGTTTGA
- a CDS encoding LytR/AlgR family response regulator transcription factor yields the protein MTYLSLLLIEDDPVWLDTLQAMAAQLGFRTIRSATTLAQASQLLEEQQPDFIVADMVLPDGLSVELLSKAYPQLPVIFQTAYPREDLLRQAIRMAHIGFLVKPFGLFSLKAALEMLCTQLPGLILHNPKGITIPGKHGEQVMIPFDAIYWIKAEGNYSIIRTMDQKYVLKRSLRKLASELPKTFIQIQKGYVVNKTLIGRLSTTALEVNQEWIPIGRTYRKQILARIQSGL from the coding sequence ATGACATATTTGAGCCTCTTGCTGATTGAGGATGATCCGGTCTGGTTGGATACCCTTCAAGCGATGGCTGCTCAATTAGGCTTCCGAACCATCCGATCCGCCACGACCTTGGCACAGGCCAGCCAACTTCTGGAAGAGCAGCAGCCGGACTTTATCGTCGCAGATATGGTTCTCCCCGATGGTCTGTCCGTCGAGCTGCTGAGTAAGGCCTATCCGCAACTGCCGGTTATTTTTCAAACAGCTTATCCGCGGGAAGACTTACTGCGGCAAGCCATCCGGATGGCTCATATTGGGTTTCTGGTTAAACCCTTTGGCTTGTTTAGCCTGAAAGCGGCTCTGGAGATGCTCTGTACCCAACTACCCGGCCTTATCCTCCATAACCCCAAAGGGATTACAATTCCGGGGAAACATGGCGAACAAGTCATGATACCGTTTGATGCTATCTACTGGATTAAGGCGGAGGGGAATTACTCCATAATCCGTACGATGGATCAGAAATATGTACTGAAACGATCCTTACGCAAGCTAGCCAGCGAGTTACCGAAAACGTTTATACAGATTCAAAAAGGCTATGTTGTCAACAAAACCCTAATCGGGCGGTTGAGCACAACCGCCCTGGAAGTTAATCAGGAGTGGATTCCTATTGGTCGAACCTATCGTAAACAGATTTTGGCGCGTATTCAATCTGGTCTATAA
- a CDS encoding RNA polymerase sigma factor has translation MTQSTSSNRLPEFSESCSTTNSFDLLYRKHVSKVYRKCLAMTNNPATAQDYTQDIFIKVFQKLDTFQNSSSLATWLYAITHNYCLDQIRAKRRHRSCALDESLTDSLVEEADEKIDYTLMEQLIQTLPEADQYLLYTHYQQGIDQATLARQQWISLSAVKMRLFRSRRKLLEQYKKLL, from the coding sequence ATGACACAATCAACCTCCTCTAATCGACTCCCCGAATTCAGTGAGTCATGCTCCACAACCAATTCGTTTGACCTGCTGTATAGGAAACATGTCTCAAAAGTCTATCGAAAGTGTCTGGCTATGACTAACAATCCAGCAACTGCACAAGACTATACGCAGGACATTTTTATTAAAGTTTTTCAAAAACTAGACACGTTTCAAAACAGTTCTTCACTAGCCACCTGGCTATACGCCATCACCCACAATTATTGCCTGGATCAAATACGCGCCAAACGCCGTCATCGTAGCTGTGCTCTGGACGAGTCACTAACAGATTCCCTGGTGGAAGAAGCCGATGAGAAAATAGATTATACCTTAATGGAGCAGCTAATACAGACGCTGCCTGAAGCAGATCAATACCTGCTTTATACGCATTATCAGCAGGGTATCGATCAGGCTACATTGGCTCGGCAACAATGGATTAGTCTAAGTGCCGTAAAGATGCGGTTGTTTCGTAGTCGACGGAAACTACTGGAACAGTATAAAAAGCTACTTTAA
- a CDS encoding sigma-70 family RNA polymerase sigma factor — protein sequence MVAELLDCTPQEQEWLEGCRRASPKAQKKVFERYYGLVYGTCIRYLSSKEMAQEALNDCFLKLFYQLESACRYPEYFRRWLRRLAVYTAVDAYRKEKQYLTDISIDDQAIEIGIPETLSDNLQAEQIIALLAQLPDLWRLTFNLYEIEGYSHEEIAHLLAIPMSSSRVYLTRAKQRLRELLREEGSVRTAMPIYYVPTATHSGDPDWRHFRERLDSYEPMPDGDAWQRFERVQQRQHQHRRWQTAKLIVLVAVGVVCEKSQAPGHFWPKSQVRVTSSTTRLPSSSAGVNSPTTTYYKQGAKTDQTAVAMHDQPGEEHHPVDSKENSLSSISNQTPSFDLEKSSRERPKDSIASTNGTTSSVNRRLPESLADPEATAFIEKRIARKVTATGRNTRPNRAKAPVVSSTESGGRFRQMNNRGASKNRLTKQSRFYASSYQPTATNQTAIYSLVFTETDEKAAELITINERFLLPINKLLAKPFLHNRIPTNQAVVVRALSIERPQLVASKHSINVGVLGGVQAVYTPTMNQSFGVTGGIWADWQLNRKLVIEMGLSIARPQLMQAGNGLITQDSLNRRELVQQTYQWWTMTLPLTIRYRIVETKRVSWWGALGVSSGLTFGETQRSDYRLTSFTSNPTDSSHHASSSTDQVIQFKSTSVLLQPFRWLTVSSGVRLLTVGKQEWWMEPYFSYPIGVTTSESLRVSMAGIRLRLRLLKLN from the coding sequence ATGGTAGCTGAATTACTGGATTGTACGCCACAGGAACAGGAATGGCTGGAAGGATGCCGGAGAGCTTCTCCGAAAGCACAGAAAAAAGTATTTGAGCGCTATTATGGCTTGGTATACGGGACCTGTATACGTTACCTTTCTTCGAAAGAGATGGCACAGGAAGCACTCAATGACTGTTTTTTAAAGCTGTTTTACCAACTTGAGTCCGCATGTCGTTACCCGGAATATTTTCGTCGATGGCTACGCCGATTAGCCGTTTATACTGCTGTTGATGCCTATCGAAAAGAAAAACAGTACTTAACCGACATCTCAATCGATGATCAGGCGATTGAGATAGGCATCCCGGAAACCCTATCCGATAACCTACAGGCTGAGCAGATTATAGCCTTGCTGGCTCAACTGCCCGATTTGTGGCGATTGACGTTCAATCTGTACGAAATTGAAGGCTACTCGCACGAAGAAATTGCTCATTTACTGGCTATTCCGATGAGTAGCTCCCGAGTTTATCTGACACGTGCCAAGCAGCGCTTAAGAGAATTGCTTCGAGAGGAAGGTTCTGTCCGTACGGCTATGCCCATCTATTATGTTCCAACTGCTACCCATTCAGGTGACCCAGACTGGCGTCATTTTCGGGAAAGATTAGATAGTTATGAACCTATGCCTGATGGAGACGCCTGGCAACGGTTCGAACGGGTACAACAACGGCAGCATCAGCACAGGCGGTGGCAAACGGCTAAACTAATCGTACTGGTAGCGGTTGGGGTGGTCTGTGAAAAATCGCAGGCTCCCGGTCATTTCTGGCCTAAATCACAAGTCCGTGTGACGAGCTCAACCACACGTTTGCCATCTAGTTCAGCCGGAGTTAATTCACCCACAACAACCTATTATAAGCAAGGGGCTAAAACGGACCAAACGGCTGTGGCTATGCACGATCAGCCTGGAGAAGAGCATCATCCGGTGGATTCGAAAGAAAATAGTCTGTCGTCGATTTCGAATCAAACGCCGTCTTTCGATCTGGAGAAATCCTCTAGAGAAAGACCAAAAGACTCAATAGCGTCAACAAATGGAACGACTTCCAGTGTAAACAGACGTTTGCCCGAATCGTTGGCTGATCCTGAGGCTACAGCTTTCATCGAAAAGAGAATAGCTCGTAAGGTCACGGCTACTGGTCGAAATACAAGGCCCAATAGGGCTAAAGCACCTGTCGTCTCTTCGACTGAATCGGGTGGTCGATTTAGACAAATGAACAATCGAGGTGCTAGCAAAAATCGATTGACGAAACAATCCAGATTTTACGCCAGTAGCTATCAACCAACAGCAACAAATCAGACGGCTATTTACTCATTGGTGTTTACTGAAACAGATGAGAAAGCGGCCGAGCTAATTACCATTAATGAACGTTTTCTATTACCTATAAACAAGCTTCTGGCAAAGCCATTTTTGCATAATCGAATCCCTACCAACCAGGCGGTTGTGGTGCGTGCCTTGTCGATAGAGAGACCCCAATTAGTAGCTTCTAAGCATTCCATAAATGTAGGGGTTCTAGGTGGAGTACAGGCAGTTTATACGCCCACAATGAACCAATCTTTTGGTGTAACCGGTGGTATATGGGCCGACTGGCAACTGAATCGAAAACTCGTTATTGAAATGGGACTATCGATAGCTCGTCCGCAACTCATGCAGGCTGGTAATGGACTGATAACTCAGGATTCGCTAAACCGACGTGAGTTAGTTCAGCAGACGTATCAATGGTGGACTATGACTTTGCCCCTGACTATCCGTTATCGTATCGTGGAAACCAAACGCGTGAGTTGGTGGGGAGCCTTAGGAGTATCCTCTGGGCTTACATTTGGCGAAACACAACGAAGCGATTATCGACTTACTTCCTTTACAAGTAATCCCACAGATTCGAGCCATCATGCCAGCAGTTCCACAGATCAAGTTATCCAGTTCAAGTCGACCAGTGTACTCCTACAACCGTTTCGTTGGCTAACAGTATCCTCAGGCGTCCGACTCCTGACGGTCGGAAAACAGGAATGGTGGATGGAGCCTTATTTTAGTTACCCAATTGGTGTTACAACTTCCGAATCGCTTCGTGTCAGCATGGCCGGTATTCGATTGCGGCTGCGTTTGCTGAAACTGAATTGA